In one window of Prevotella sp. E13-17 DNA:
- the rsmH gene encoding 16S rRNA (cytosine(1402)-N(4))-methyltransferase RsmH, with translation MIKTADTYHVSVLLKESVEGLAIQSGGVYVDVTFGGGGHSREILQHLSAEGHLYSFDQDADAENNIVADDRFTFVRSNFRYLKNWMRYYGVEEIDGLLADLGVSSHHFDDAERGFSFRFDAPLDMRMNKRAGMTAADVVNDYDEQRLADVLYLYGELKNARKIAAVLVKARMQQRIETTGQLMQVTEKLFQREREKKEMTKLFQALRIEVNHEMDALREMLMGACEILKPGGRLSVITYHSLEDRIVKNVMRTGNAEGRQEQDFFGRVKSPLHLINNKVTTPSAEELENNPRSRSAKLRIAEKI, from the coding sequence ATGATTAAAACAGCTGACACATATCATGTTTCTGTTCTGTTGAAAGAAAGTGTAGAAGGATTGGCCATCCAGTCAGGCGGCGTCTATGTTGACGTGACATTTGGCGGAGGCGGTCATTCGCGTGAAATCCTTCAACATCTGTCTGCAGAGGGTCATCTGTACAGTTTCGATCAAGATGCTGATGCGGAAAACAATATCGTTGCTGATGACAGGTTTACCTTTGTGAGAAGTAATTTCAGGTATCTCAAGAACTGGATGCGCTATTACGGCGTTGAAGAGATAGATGGCCTGTTGGCAGACTTAGGGGTGTCGTCGCACCATTTTGATGATGCCGAGCGCGGTTTCTCGTTTCGTTTCGATGCACCGCTCGATATGCGAATGAACAAACGTGCAGGAATGACGGCTGCCGATGTGGTGAATGACTACGACGAACAGCGACTGGCCGACGTGCTTTACCTCTACGGCGAACTGAAGAATGCTCGCAAGATTGCTGCCGTGTTGGTGAAAGCGCGCATGCAGCAGCGGATAGAGACCACAGGGCAGTTGATGCAGGTGACAGAGAAGCTGTTTCAGCGAGAGCGCGAGAAAAAAGAAATGACTAAATTGTTTCAGGCTCTGCGCATAGAGGTGAACCACGAGATGGATGCCCTGCGTGAGATGCTGATGGGGGCATGCGAGATACTGAAGCCAGGAGGGCGGTTGAGCGTGATTACCTATCACTCGCTGGAAGACAGAATCGTGAAGAATGTGATGCGCACAGGCAATGCCGAAGGGCGACAAGAGCAGGACTTCTTTGGAAGGGTGAAAAGTCCGTTACACCTTATTAATAATAAAGTGACGACCCCATCTGCTGAGGAGCTGGAAAATAACCCTCGAAGTCGAAGCGCAAAATTAAGAATCGCAGAGAAAATTTAA
- a CDS encoding penicillin-binding protein — MSRFNKEKVMPRYFAIAVVLTLIGLAVIFKAGYTMTVGRSYWEVVANRLKSDSDSVRPDRGNILSSDGQLLASSIPEYMIFMDFQPGDREDTAWTHKRDSVYYSKLDSLCCGLHDIFPEWTAEKFKERLEEGHHKKLRDGTTGARHWKIYPKRISYNTYCEVLQLPYFNLPKNKYGFHAEPFVARRRPFGSLAERTIGDIRSFEGGKDTARFGIELTYDSILRGQVGIRRKQKVLNRMVPFVVKSPVAGADIITTIDVGMQDLAEQALIEELKKWEASMGVVILMEVKTGNVKAIVNMRRGSDGEYYERFNDAISYRCEPGSVFKVASFLVAFDDGVIDTTYTIDTGCGIMQMHGAKMKDHNWHRGGYGVINAARTLEVSSNIGVSYVIDKFYGKNPTKYVEGLYRVGIGQDLELPIVGYAPPKIRMPNTKTTKRSDYWSKTTLPWMSIGYETQIAPINTVTFYNAIANNGKMMRPRFVEKIVKDGQVIYETHPEVIKERIAKPSAVKMMQTVLRHVVSQGLGKRAGSHSFQVSGKTGTAQVAKAGGYKSGVVDYWLSFCGYFPSDNPQYSCIVCLKKSGLPASGGAMSGAVFHNISEGVMAKSLKLRVEDARDSLSVFIPDVKGGNVKNAKFVLEQLGIHTGEMKFETTKSVPHQMPNTIGMGARDAVYAVERQGIKARVKGKGRVVRQSIAPGSRLKDGMICTLELN, encoded by the coding sequence GTGAGCAGGTTTAACAAAGAAAAGGTAATGCCGCGTTATTTCGCCATTGCTGTGGTGTTGACGCTGATAGGTCTGGCAGTGATATTCAAGGCCGGCTATACCATGACTGTGGGCAGAAGCTACTGGGAGGTGGTGGCCAATCGTCTGAAAAGTGATAGCGACAGTGTGCGTCCGGACCGCGGTAATATCCTGAGCAGCGACGGCCAGCTGTTGGCCAGCAGTATTCCTGAATACATGATATTCATGGACTTTCAGCCTGGCGACCGTGAGGATACTGCGTGGACCCATAAGCGCGATTCTGTGTATTACAGTAAACTGGATAGTCTCTGCTGTGGACTGCATGACATCTTCCCCGAATGGACTGCAGAGAAGTTCAAGGAACGACTGGAGGAAGGCCATCATAAGAAGCTACGTGACGGCACTACGGGTGCTCGTCACTGGAAGATATATCCCAAGCGCATCAGTTATAACACCTATTGCGAGGTGTTGCAGTTGCCTTATTTCAACCTGCCGAAGAACAAGTACGGCTTTCATGCCGAACCCTTTGTGGCACGCCGACGTCCCTTCGGTTCATTGGCCGAACGTACCATTGGCGATATCCGAAGCTTTGAAGGCGGAAAGGATACGGCCCGCTTTGGTATCGAGCTGACTTACGACTCGATTCTGCGAGGTCAGGTGGGCATCCGTCGTAAGCAGAAAGTGCTGAATCGCATGGTGCCTTTTGTCGTCAAATCACCTGTGGCGGGTGCCGACATCATTACTACCATTGATGTGGGTATGCAGGACCTGGCTGAACAGGCTCTGATTGAAGAACTGAAGAAATGGGAAGCTTCAATGGGTGTCGTCATCCTCATGGAGGTGAAAACCGGTAATGTGAAAGCGATTGTCAACATGCGTCGTGGTTCGGATGGCGAGTACTATGAGCGTTTCAACGATGCCATCAGCTATCGTTGTGAGCCAGGTTCGGTATTCAAGGTAGCCTCGTTTTTGGTGGCATTCGATGATGGCGTGATAGACACCACCTATACGATAGATACCGGATGCGGTATCATGCAGATGCATGGAGCCAAGATGAAGGACCATAACTGGCACCGTGGTGGCTATGGCGTGATTAACGCTGCCCGTACGTTGGAGGTAAGTAGTAACATCGGCGTGAGCTATGTGATAGACAAATTCTACGGCAAGAATCCCACAAAATACGTAGAGGGACTCTACCGTGTGGGCATCGGCCAAGATCTGGAGCTCCCCATTGTGGGTTATGCTCCGCCAAAGATACGCATGCCGAATACCAAGACCACGAAACGCTCAGACTACTGGAGCAAGACCACTCTGCCATGGATGAGTATCGGTTATGAGACGCAGATTGCGCCTATCAACACAGTGACGTTCTATAATGCGATTGCCAATAATGGTAAGATGATGCGTCCACGCTTCGTCGAGAAAATCGTGAAAGATGGTCAGGTGATCTACGAGACACATCCTGAGGTTATCAAGGAGCGCATCGCTAAACCGTCGGCTGTCAAGATGATGCAGACCGTGTTGCGCCATGTGGTCAGTCAGGGCTTAGGCAAGAGGGCAGGTTCGCACTCATTCCAGGTGTCGGGTAAGACAGGTACGGCACAGGTGGCAAAGGCTGGCGGCTATAAGAGTGGTGTGGTGGACTACTGGCTGTCGTTCTGTGGTTACTTCCCATCCGACAATCCTCAGTACAGCTGTATCGTCTGTCTGAAAAAATCGGGGCTGCCCGCCTCTGGCGGAGCTATGTCGGGCGCAGTGTTCCATAACATCTCTGAGGGTGTGATGGCCAAGAGTCTGAAGCTGAGGGTGGAGGATGCCCGCGACTCCTTGTCTGTGTTTATCCCCGACGTGAAGGGTGGCAATGTGAAGAATGCAAAGTTTGTGCTTGAGCAACTGGGCATACACACGGGCGAGATGAAGTTTGAGACAACAAAGAGTGTGCCTCACCAAATGCCAAACACCATTGGTATGGGTGCGCGGGATGCTGTTTATGCTGTTGAAAGGCAGGGCATCAAGGCGCGGGTGAAAGGCAAAGGTCGCGTGGTGCGCCAAAGCATTGCGCCGGGCAGTCGTCTGAAGGATGGCATGATATGCACTCTGGAGTTGAACTAA
- a CDS encoding UDP-N-acetylmuramoyl-L-alanyl-D-glutamate--2,6-diaminopimelate ligase, which produces MKLKDIIKCIAINKVEGNADIDIVDIDIDSHKVAAGHLFVAIKGTQTDGHQYIAKAIELGASAVLCEEMPAELDPHVCYVQVDSTEAAVGPVATTFQGDPTSKVKLVGVTGTNGKTTIATLLYNMFRKLGYKCGLLSTVCNYIEDEAVPASHTTPDPIELNRLLKRMVDAGCQYVFMECSSHAIAQQRIGGLKFAGGVFTNLTRDHLDYHKTVENYRNAKKQFFDMLPKGAFAITNADDKNGMFMVQNTKAEVKTYSTRQMADFRGRIIECHFEGMYLEIDGREVGVQFIGKFNVSNLLAVYGAAVMLGQKPEDVLLVLSTLKSVAGRLEPIHSPEGFTAIVDYAHTPDALENVLKAIHEVMDGKEGKIITVCGAGGNRDKGKRPLMAQEAVKQSDRVIITSDNPRFEDPQDIINDMLAGLDQKQMKKVVSIVDRKEAIKTAVMLAEKGDVILIAGKGHEDYQEVKGVKHHFDDREVVREIFGI; this is translated from the coding sequence ATGAAACTGAAAGACATTATTAAGTGTATTGCGATAAACAAGGTGGAAGGCAATGCCGATATCGACATTGTGGATATCGACATTGATTCGCATAAGGTTGCTGCCGGTCATCTGTTTGTGGCTATCAAGGGTACGCAGACCGACGGTCATCAGTATATTGCGAAAGCGATAGAACTGGGCGCTTCGGCTGTGCTTTGCGAGGAGATGCCTGCAGAGCTGGATCCACATGTATGCTATGTGCAGGTGGATTCGACAGAAGCTGCTGTCGGACCTGTGGCTACAACATTCCAGGGTGATCCTACCTCGAAGGTGAAACTGGTGGGCGTGACGGGTACCAACGGCAAGACAACCATCGCCACCTTATTATATAATATGTTCCGTAAGCTGGGCTATAAGTGTGGTCTGCTGTCAACGGTATGTAACTATATTGAAGATGAGGCTGTGCCTGCCAGTCATACCACCCCCGATCCCATCGAACTGAACCGACTGTTGAAACGCATGGTCGATGCAGGTTGCCAGTACGTGTTCATGGAATGCTCGAGCCATGCCATTGCTCAGCAGCGTATTGGTGGGCTGAAGTTTGCCGGTGGCGTGTTTACCAATCTGACACGCGACCATCTGGACTACCATAAGACGGTGGAGAACTATCGCAATGCCAAAAAACAATTCTTCGATATGTTGCCAAAGGGTGCTTTTGCCATTACCAATGCCGACGATAAAAACGGCATGTTTATGGTTCAGAACACCAAGGCCGAAGTGAAAACTTACTCTACTCGACAGATGGCTGACTTCCGTGGGCGTATCATAGAGTGTCACTTCGAGGGTATGTATCTGGAAATTGACGGTCGTGAAGTGGGGGTACAGTTTATCGGAAAGTTTAATGTGAGCAATCTGCTGGCAGTCTATGGTGCTGCCGTGATGCTGGGACAGAAACCTGAGGATGTGCTGTTGGTGCTGAGCACGCTGAAGAGCGTGGCTGGCAGACTGGAGCCCATCCACTCGCCAGAGGGATTTACAGCTATTGTTGACTATGCCCACACACCTGATGCACTGGAGAACGTGTTGAAGGCCATCCACGAGGTGATGGACGGAAAAGAAGGTAAGATTATCACGGTTTGTGGTGCCGGTGGAAACCGCGACAAGGGCAAGCGCCCGTTGATGGCGCAGGAAGCCGTGAAACAGAGCGATCGCGTGATTATCACCAGCGATAACCCTCGTTTCGAGGATCCACAAGATATCATCAATGATATGCTGGCGGGTCTCGACCAAAAGCAGATGAAGAAGGTGGTGAGCATCGTGGATCGAAAAGAGGCTATCAAGACAGCTGTGATGCTGGCCGAAAAGGGTGACGTCATCTTGATTGCGGGTAAGGGCCATGAGGACTATCAGGAAGTGAAGGGCGTGAAACACCATTTCGATGACCGCGAGGTGGTGAGAGAAATCTTTGGCATTTAA
- a CDS encoding FtsL-like putative cell division protein yields MKNNDGTTVSDMELIIEETPTEEKADVEDRTSSAYEQLKERATEDDDDMTGTLTLRQILGGDHLLVLVRHHVWLILLIMLLTTVYVGFRYQCQKDVIEISDLEKVLTDAKYKALASSSSLTELCRQSNVLKVLRENNDSLLKISDQPPYIINIPED; encoded by the coding sequence ATGAAAAACAATGACGGAACCACAGTATCCGACATGGAGCTAATCATTGAAGAAACGCCCACCGAGGAGAAAGCTGATGTAGAAGACAGAACATCGTCGGCCTATGAGCAGTTGAAAGAACGTGCTACCGAGGACGATGACGACATGACTGGTACGCTGACGCTGCGCCAGATTCTGGGTGGTGACCATCTGTTGGTGCTGGTGCGCCATCATGTGTGGCTCATTCTGTTGATTATGCTGCTGACAACAGTCTATGTGGGTTTCCGCTATCAATGTCAGAAAGACGTGATCGAGATCAGCGACTTGGAGAAAGTGCTGACCGACGCAAAATATAAGGCACTGGCCAGTTCAAGTAGCTTGACTGAGCTGTGCCGACAGAGTAACGTGTTGAAGGTGCTGCGTGAGAATAATGACTCACTGCTGAAAATCAGCGACCAGCCCCCTTATATTATTAACATCCCAGAAGATTAA
- a CDS encoding phospho-N-acetylmuramoyl-pentapeptide-transferase, with translation MLYYIFRFLEQYNIPGAHLWSYISFRALLALILSLVISAWFGEFFIKWMKRRKIFETERDPAIDPFGVEKKGVPTMGGIIIIVSILVPVLLLGRIRNIYLILMVVTTVWLGFLGFMDDYIKIFRRNKEGLKGKYKIVGQVSIGFIVGLTLYLSPDVVIRENISTPVKNKVELVKHETVAHKSLKTTVPFTKHHNLSYSELMSFVGKHKVAAGWILFVVMTILVVTAVSNGANLNDGMDGMCAGNSAIVGVALGILAYVSSHVGFASYFDIMFIPRSEELVVFLCAFVGAMIGFLWYNAFPAQIFMGDTGSLTIGGVIGVAAVIIHKELLLPILCGIFFVESLSVIIQTQWFKFMKKKGQRVRVFRATPIHDNFRKLDSQLDQTSRYILKGWPHRPFHESKITIRFWITTIILAALTIITLKIR, from the coding sequence ATGCTATATTATATTTTTAGATTCTTAGAACAATACAATATCCCGGGGGCGCATCTGTGGAGCTATATCTCTTTTCGCGCGCTGTTAGCCCTGATCTTATCACTGGTTATCTCGGCATGGTTTGGCGAGTTCTTTATCAAATGGATGAAGCGCCGAAAGATTTTTGAAACCGAGCGTGACCCGGCTATCGATCCCTTCGGTGTGGAGAAGAAGGGCGTGCCAACGATGGGCGGCATCATCATTATCGTGTCTATCCTGGTGCCGGTATTGCTGTTGGGACGTATCAGAAATATCTATCTCATCCTGATGGTGGTTACCACGGTATGGTTGGGCTTTCTGGGTTTTATGGATGATTATATCAAGATTTTCCGTAGAAATAAAGAAGGACTGAAGGGAAAATATAAGATAGTAGGACAGGTGTCTATCGGTTTTATTGTAGGACTGACGCTTTATCTGAGCCCCGATGTGGTGATAAGAGAGAATATCTCAACACCTGTTAAGAACAAAGTGGAACTGGTGAAACACGAGACGGTGGCTCATAAGTCTCTGAAGACAACGGTGCCCTTTACCAAGCATCATAACCTCAGCTATTCGGAGCTGATGTCGTTCGTGGGAAAACATAAGGTGGCTGCAGGTTGGATCTTGTTTGTGGTGATGACAATCCTTGTGGTGACGGCTGTATCCAATGGCGCCAACCTGAATGATGGCATGGACGGTATGTGTGCCGGTAACTCGGCCATCGTCGGAGTGGCACTCGGTATCTTGGCCTATGTGTCATCGCATGTTGGATTCGCCTCTTATTTCGACATCATGTTTATTCCACGCAGTGAGGAACTGGTCGTGTTCTTGTGCGCCTTTGTGGGCGCCATGATTGGCTTCCTCTGGTACAACGCCTTTCCTGCTCAAATCTTTATGGGCGACACGGGCTCGTTGACCATCGGCGGCGTGATTGGTGTGGCTGCTGTGATTATACATAAAGAACTGCTGTTGCCTATCCTCTGTGGCATATTCTTTGTGGAGAGCCTCAGTGTGATCATTCAGACGCAGTGGTTCAAGTTCATGAAGAAAAAAGGACAGCGTGTGCGTGTGTTCCGCGCAACGCCGATACATGATAATTTCAGAAAACTTGATTCGCAGTTGGATCAGACCTCGCGCTATATCCTGAAAGGGTGGCCCCATCGTCCATTCCATGAGTCAAAGATTACTATCCGCTTCTGGATAACAACGATTATTCTGGCAGCGTTAACGATTATAACATTGAAGATACGATGA